From Tiliqua scincoides isolate rTilSci1 chromosome 2, rTilSci1.hap2, whole genome shotgun sequence, the proteins below share one genomic window:
- the LOC136642065 gene encoding zinc finger protein 180-like, whose amino-acid sequence MAAAHSGQGLISFTEIAVYFSSEEWALLSPRQRLLYEAVTMENYENVIFVASIWDQMGRKKEQVQSLQQRVHKIEKPYKCQECGMTFSQSNILKAHQRTHTGEKPYECQECGMTFSRSSVLKVHQRTHTGEKPYKCQECGMTFSHSSVLKVHQRTHTGEKPYKCQECGKTFNCIGNFIRHYRTHTGEKPYKCQECGMTFSHSSVVKVHQRTHTGEKPYKCQECGMTFSRSSVLKVHQRTHTGEKPNKCQECGMTFSHSSVLKVHQRTHTGEKPYKCQLCGMTFSRSSVLKVHQRTHTGEKPNKCQECGMTFSHSSVLKVHQRTHTGEKPYKCQECGMTFSRSSVLKVHQRTHTGEKPYKCQECEMAFSHSSALKSHQRTHTGEKPYNSQLCGMTFIQSRKLTCHQRTHPGAKLYIA is encoded by the exons atggctgccgctCATTCAGGCCAG ggtcTGATTTCATTTACAGAGATAgctgtgtatttcagcagtgaagagtgggctctgctgagtCCACGCCAAAGGCTCCTGTATGAGGCTGTCACGatggagaattatgaaaatgtgatctttgtag CATCGATTTGGGACCagatgggaagaaagaaagagcagGTTCAGTCTTTACAACAAAGAGTCCACAAAATcgagaagccctataagtgccaggagtgtggaatgaccttcagtcagagtaaTATACTTAAGgcccaccagagaacccacacaggggagaaaccttatgagtgccaggagtgtggaatgaccttcagtcggAGTAGTGTACTTAAggtccaccagagaacccacacaggggagaaaccctataagtgccaggagtgtggaatgaccttcagtcataGTAGTGTACTTAAggtccaccagagaacccacacaggggagaaaccctataagtgccaggagtgtggaaagaccttcaattGTATTGGCAATTTTATAAGACAttacagaacccacacaggtgagaaaccttataagtgccaggagtgtggaatgaccttcagtcataGTAGTGTAGTTAAggtccaccagagaacccacacaggggagaaaccctataagtgccaggagtgtggaatgaccttcagtcggAGTAGTGTACTTAAggtccaccagagaacccacacaggggagaaacccaataagtgccaggagtgtggaatgaccttcagtcataGTAGTGTACTTAAggtccaccagagaacccacacaggggagaaaccctataagtgccagttgtgtggaatgaccttcagtcggAGTAGTGTACTTAAggtccaccagagaacccacacaggggagaaacccaataagtgccaggagtgtggaatgaccttcagtcataGTAGTGTACTTAAggtccaccagagaacccacacaggggagaaaccctataagtgccaggagtgtggaatgaccttcagtcggAGTAGTGTACTTAAggtccaccagagaacccacacaggggagaaaccatataagtgccaggagtgtgaaaTGGCCTTCAGCCATAGTAGTGCACTTAAATCccaccaaagaacccacacaggtgagaaaccctataATAGCCAGttgtgtggaatgaccttcattcAGAGTAGGAAACTTACTTGCCACCAAAGAACCCACCCAGGAGCGAAACTTTATATAGCTTAG